From Hippoglossus stenolepis isolate QCI-W04-F060 chromosome 4, HSTE1.2, whole genome shotgun sequence, a single genomic window includes:
- the LOC118106107 gene encoding LOW QUALITY PROTEIN: tripartite motif-containing protein 16-like (The sequence of the model RefSeq protein was modified relative to this genomic sequence to represent the inferred CDS: substituted 1 base at 1 genomic stop codon) yields MEQHENQLDRERFCCLVCLDPLKDPVTTGCGHSYCMSCINTHWDKEEERGSYSCPQCGQTFTPVLGKNTMLADLVEELKKTGLQAAPADHCYAGPEDVACDVCTGRKLKALKSCLVCLASYCEKHLQPHLQSAPLKKHKLVEPSEKLQENICSRHDEVMKMFCRTDQQCICYLCSVDEHKDHDAVSAAAERTESQRELGLRRQTIQQRLQDREKDVKLLPQEEEAVNGSADKAVEDSEKIFTELIPLLEERSSDVYQQIRSQQEAEVSRVRELQERLEQEITELKRKDHELKQLSDTEDHNQLLHNYSSLSPLSEPTHSSSIRIRPLRNFEDVTAAVSQVRGRLQDILSETETEILQIVSQVDVLLXQPEPETRADFLKYSQEITLDPNTAHKDLLLSEGNRKVTRMSKKQSYSDHPDRFTDWPQVLSRESLTGPCCWEVKMRRGGRVDVAVTYKNIRRAGNSDECGFGLNDKSWSLYCYANSYNFSYNSIRTAVSGPLSSRVGVYLDHSAGVLSFHSVSDTMTLLHRVQTTFTQPLYAGVTVYYDGSTAELCKLK; encoded by the coding sequence atggagCAGCATgaaaatcaactggacagagaaagattctgctgtttggtctgtctggatccactgaaggatccggtgactactggctgtggacacagctactgtatgagctgtattaacacccactgggacaaagaggaggagagaggaagctacagctgccctcagtgtggACAGACCTTCACGCCTGTCCTggggaaaaacaccatgttagctgatttagtggaggagctgaagaagactggactccaagctgctcctgctgatcactgctatgctggacctgaagatgtggcctgtgatgtctgcactgggagaaaactgaaagctctcaagtcctgtttggtttgtttggcctcttattgtgaaaaacacctccagcctcatcttcagtcagctccattgaagaagcacaagctggtggagccctcggagaagctccaggagaacatctgctctcgtcacgatgaggtgatgaagatgttctgccgcactgatcagcagtgtatctgttacctctgctctgtggatgaacataaagaccacgacgcagtgtcagctgcagcagaaaggactgagagtcagagagagctcgggctgaggagacaaacaatccagcagagactccaggacagagagaaagatgtgaagctgcttccacaggaggaggaggccgtcaatggctctgctgataaagcagtggaggacagtgagaagatcttcactgagctgatccctctgctggaggaaagaagctctgatgtttatcagcagatcagatcccagcaggaagctgaagtgagtcgagtcagagagcttcaagagagactggagcaggagatcactgagctgaagaggaaagaccatgaactgaagcagctctcagacacagaggatcacaaccagttgCTACACAACTActcctcactgtcaccactcagtgaacctacacactcatccagcatcaggatccgtcctctgaggaactttgaggacgtgacagcagctgtgtcacaggtcagaggtcgactacaggacattctgagtgagacagagacagagattttacagattgtgtctcaagtggatgttttactgtgacaaccagagccagagaccagagctgacttcttaaaatattcacaggaaatcacactggatccaaacacagcacacaaagatctgttattatctgagggaaacagaaaagtaacacgTATGAGTAAAAAACAGTCTTATTCtgatcacccagacagattcactgattggcctcaggtcctgagtagagagagtctgactggaccttgttgctgggaggtgaagatgaggagaggaggaagagttgatgtagcagtcacatacaagaatatcagaaGAGCAGGAAACTCAGATGAATGTGGATTTGgattaaatgataaatcttggtcattatattgTTATGCAAACAGTTATAACTTTTCTTACAACAGCATCAGGACTGCAGTGTCaggtcctctgtcctccagagtaggagtgtacctggatcacagtgcaggtgttctgtccttccacagcgtctctgacaccatgactctcctccacagagtccagaccacattcactcagcctctctatgctggagttacGGTTTATTATGAtggatccacagctgagttgtgtaaactcaaatag